From the Gammaproteobacteria bacterium genome, the window CGGGTGACGGTGCTGTTGTTTTATCCCGGTGGTCCTTTGGCGGCGGAGCTGCTGGTCCGGGGTGTGCCGGTGCGCGACCTGGGCAAAGGGCATCGCTGGGATGTGTTGGGTTTTCTGTGGCGCTTGGTTCGCAGCGTGCGGGCGGCGGCGCCGGATATCGTCCACGCCTATTTGCCGGTGCCCAACATTTTGGCCGTTCTGCTATGGTCCTGCTTTCCTTCCGCCAAAGTGGTGTGGGGAGTGCGGGCCTCCAATATGGACTTGACCCGTTATGACCGCCTGTCGCGCTGGACCTACCGCCTGGAGGCCAAGCTCGCAGCCAAGGCGGATCTGATCATCGCCAATTCCCACGCCGGCGTGGACGTGCTCCGCCGTCGCGGTATTCCCTTGCAGCGGGTGCAGGTGGTGCCCAACGGTATCGACACCGAACGCTTTGCTCCCGACGCGGCAGCCCGCGAACGCCAGCGCGGGCAGTGGGGGGTGGGACCGGATGTTAAACTCATCGGCTTGGTGGCGCGCCTGGATCCCATGAAAGACCATCCCACTTTTCTGCGGGCCACCGCCCTGCTGGCCACCCAACGGGACGACGTCCGCTTTGTGTGCGTGGGCGA encodes:
- a CDS encoding glycosyltransferase, whose amino-acid sequence is MNIVFLARSLDYGGAERQLVALAGGLHAKGHRVTVLLFYPGGPLAAELLVRGVPVRDLGKGHRWDVLGFLWRLVRSVRAAAPDIVHAYLPVPNILAVLLWSCFPSAKVVWGVRASNMDLTRYDRLSRWTYRLEAKLAAKADLIIANSHAGVDVLRRRGIPLQRVQVVPNGIDTERFAPDAAARERQRGQWGVGPDVKLIGLVARLDPMKDHPTFLRATALLATQRDDVRFVCVGDGPADYRRQLLALAAELGVASLLSWRGAVADTPAVYNALDLVTLASYGEGFPNVVGEAMACGQPCVVTDVGDAARVVGDCGKVVPPRDPSALVAGWQAVLNLSDQDRAGLGAKARERIVKEYRCQHLIDTSEALLSRLLPSTSPTSSPA